Proteins encoded in a region of the Haloglomus salinum genome:
- a CDS encoding tyrosine-type recombinase/integrase produces the protein MTDTIQDIPICPPQTAQLLTERERIDYTGHRRDLLEWMLTRGKDPEMAEGYAQTTVENRARYQDGFYRWVWNDRGYTTQITADDCDQYIQELLLADHSRSYVENIAKTLQMLTRWHRTADEWEPDFTFSGAQQPQQPRDYLTREERRAVREAALHLGSVPHYNALSPEERDVWKVHLARRFDKPAGHVGPDDFDRANGHKLPSLVWTSLDAGLRPIEVARARTSWVDVSNAVLRIPAEDSSKNTDNWRVSVRTETAEFLAAWLDERSLYPKYDDTDQLWLTRHNNPYESHALAYVMDNLCEEAEIDRDLSWYAIRHSVGTYMTREEGLAAAQAQLRHQSPRTTMKYDQTPVEDRRDALDRMG, from the coding sequence ATGACCGACACGATCCAGGACATCCCCATCTGTCCACCACAGACGGCCCAGCTACTCACGGAACGCGAGCGCATCGACTACACGGGCCACCGCCGCGACCTCCTCGAATGGATGCTCACCCGGGGCAAGGACCCTGAAATGGCCGAGGGCTACGCACAGACGACCGTCGAGAACCGTGCCCGCTACCAAGACGGGTTCTATCGGTGGGTCTGGAACGATCGCGGCTACACGACCCAGATCACCGCTGACGACTGCGACCAGTACATCCAGGAACTGCTGCTGGCGGACCACTCGCGGTCCTACGTGGAGAACATCGCCAAGACGCTGCAGATGCTCACGCGGTGGCACCGAACCGCCGACGAGTGGGAGCCGGACTTCACCTTCAGCGGCGCTCAGCAGCCGCAACAGCCACGCGACTACCTCACTCGGGAGGAGCGTAGGGCCGTCCGAGAAGCTGCGCTGCACCTCGGCAGCGTCCCGCACTACAATGCGCTCTCGCCCGAGGAACGTGACGTCTGGAAGGTCCACCTGGCCCGCCGATTCGACAAGCCAGCCGGCCACGTCGGCCCCGACGACTTCGACCGCGCGAACGGCCACAAACTGCCGTCGCTTGTGTGGACGAGCCTGGACGCGGGTCTCCGCCCGATCGAGGTGGCGCGTGCCCGGACGTCGTGGGTGGACGTGTCGAATGCCGTCCTCCGGATCCCAGCCGAGGACAGCAGCAAGAATACCGACAACTGGCGGGTGTCCGTCCGGACGGAGACGGCCGAATTCCTGGCAGCATGGCTCGACGAGCGATCGCTCTACCCGAAGTACGACGACACGGACCAGCTCTGGCTCACCCGGCACAACAACCCGTACGAGAGCCACGCGCTCGCCTACGTGATGGACAACCTCTGCGAGGAGGCGGAGATCGACCGTGACCTCTCCTGGTATGCGATTCGACACAGCGTCGGCACGTACATGACCCGCGAAGAGGGGTTAGCCGCGGCACAGGCCCAATTACGCCACCAGAGCCCGCGCACGACGATGAAGTACGACCAGACGCCCGTCGAGGACCGCCGGGATGCCCTCGACCGGATGGGCTAA
- a CDS encoding geranylgeranylglycerol-phosphate geranylgeranyltransferase, producing the protein MRETAQGLLELTRPGNAVASGVLTFIGAFVAGLAGPNGGLVLDTAPEVRAAAAVLATVLAVGGGNAINDYFDRDIDRINAPERPIPRGAVSPRGALAFSVGLFGLAVGLTLLLPLLAIGIALFNLVALVAYTELFKGLPGVGNLVVAYLGGSTFLFGGAAVGGDLSTAGVLFALAALSTFAREVVKDVEDIAGDREEGLNTLPIAVGERRSLVVAAAALGLAVLASPLPYVTGTFGAAYLVLVLPADAVMAYAAYESFSDATAGQSRLKYGMFLAMASFVVGRAVVVV; encoded by the coding sequence ATGCGCGAGACAGCCCAGGGCCTGCTCGAACTCACGCGGCCGGGGAACGCCGTCGCGTCGGGTGTCCTCACGTTCATCGGTGCGTTCGTCGCCGGCCTCGCTGGGCCGAACGGCGGGCTCGTGCTCGACACCGCGCCCGAAGTCCGGGCCGCTGCGGCCGTCCTCGCGACCGTCCTGGCCGTCGGTGGCGGGAACGCCATCAACGACTACTTCGACCGCGATATCGACCGCATCAACGCCCCCGAGCGTCCCATTCCGCGGGGTGCCGTCTCGCCGCGTGGGGCGCTCGCGTTCTCGGTGGGCCTGTTCGGCCTCGCCGTCGGGCTGACGCTCCTCTTGCCCCTGCTCGCCATCGGCATCGCGCTGTTCAACCTCGTGGCGCTGGTGGCGTACACGGAGCTGTTCAAGGGCCTGCCCGGGGTCGGGAACCTCGTGGTCGCGTATCTGGGCGGCTCGACGTTCCTGTTCGGCGGCGCGGCTGTCGGCGGTGATCTCTCGACGGCGGGCGTGCTGTTCGCGCTGGCTGCGCTCTCGACGTTCGCGCGCGAGGTCGTCAAGGACGTGGAGGATATCGCCGGCGACCGTGAGGAGGGGCTGAACACGCTGCCCATCGCCGTCGGGGAGCGCCGGTCGCTGGTCGTGGCGGCCGCCGCACTGGGGCTGGCGGTGCTCGCGAGTCCGCTGCCCTACGTGACGGGGACGTTCGGCGCCGCGTATCTGGTGCTCGTGCTCCCGGCGGACGCGGTGATGGCCTACGCCGCCTACGAGTCGTTCTCGGACGCGACCGCGGGCCAGTCGCGGCTGAAGTACGGGATGTTCCTCGCGATGGCCTCGTTCGTGGTGGGGCGTGCGGTCGTGGTGGTGTAG
- the bioB gene encoding biotin synthase BioB, whose translation MVYETGNRTIDDAVERVLAGDELDRRDGLALIAQPVDELAAAADMVRKEFSDGTVDACSIVNAKAGNCAEDCGFCAQSAHFDTGIDTYGFLEPEEILEAAKRAEADGAQRFGIVVAEKGVSKEQRPDEWEKVIRAIRLVRDETDVEVDASLGILTEEEAEILVEEGLNHYNHNIETSRRYFPEIVESHTFEDRLHTLRVAKEAGMDLCAGVILGMGESPTDRVDAAMELRDIGVSSLPVNILNPVAGTPLGEEHDTALISTEEVISTIAVYRLLHPHARVRLTGGREVNLKGDEQHLPFEAGADGMLTGDYLTTEGQDPADDIEIMRKAGLEPNKSVNDFDEAAVRARHSSGDGPATAAGSATSNAELDD comes from the coding sequence GTGGTTTACGAGACAGGCAACCGGACGATAGACGACGCCGTCGAGCGTGTGCTGGCGGGCGACGAGCTCGACCGCCGTGATGGACTGGCGCTCATCGCCCAGCCCGTCGACGAACTCGCCGCCGCCGCGGACATGGTGCGCAAGGAGTTCTCCGACGGGACGGTCGACGCCTGCTCCATCGTGAACGCGAAGGCCGGTAACTGCGCGGAGGACTGTGGCTTCTGCGCCCAGTCGGCCCACTTCGACACCGGCATCGACACCTACGGCTTCCTCGAGCCGGAGGAGATTCTGGAGGCCGCAAAACGCGCCGAGGCCGATGGTGCCCAGCGCTTCGGCATCGTGGTCGCCGAGAAGGGCGTCTCCAAGGAGCAACGACCCGACGAGTGGGAGAAGGTCATCCGCGCCATCCGACTCGTCCGCGACGAGACCGACGTCGAGGTCGACGCCTCGCTGGGCATCCTCACGGAGGAGGAGGCCGAGATACTCGTCGAGGAGGGACTCAACCACTACAACCACAACATCGAGACCTCCCGACGGTACTTCCCCGAGATCGTGGAGTCCCACACGTTCGAGGACCGGCTCCACACCCTGCGCGTGGCGAAGGAGGCCGGGATGGACCTCTGTGCGGGCGTCATCCTCGGGATGGGCGAGTCGCCCACGGACCGCGTGGACGCCGCCATGGAACTCCGGGATATCGGCGTCTCCTCGCTCCCGGTCAACATCCTCAACCCGGTGGCGGGGACGCCGCTGGGCGAGGAGCACGACACCGCGCTCATCAGCACGGAGGAGGTCATCTCGACCATCGCCGTCTACCGGCTGCTCCACCCGCACGCCCGCGTCCGCCTCACGGGTGGGCGCGAGGTGAACCTGAAGGGCGACGAGCAGCACCTCCCCTTCGAGGCCGGCGCCGACGGGATGCTCACGGGCGACTATCTCACCACCGAGGGACAGGACCCCGCCGACGACATCGAGATAATGCGCAAGGCCGGCCTCGAACCGAACAAGTCGGTCAACGACTTCGACGAGGCGGCGGTCCGGGCGCGTCACAGCAGCGGCGACGGCCCCGCGACGGCGGCTGGGTCGGCGACCAGCAACGCGGAACTCGACGACTGA
- a CDS encoding APC family permease, producing the protein MSRTDQLTGSIGVTEATALLVGNVIGVSIFVLPGPLAGQAGPAVAIGILLAAVPLAFGILTTLQLGSAIPVAGGNYVYGSRLVHPYAGFLIPWLVVPGVWAGLLFIGVGFAEYVGVFTDIPELALIYVILVPFLGLNIVGIRPVARVQLTLVVLLLASMVLFIVPGAVAIDPGNYTPFLPNGVGPFALAVVSLYFPLRGFSLIVDLGEELDDPVRTIPRVLLYSALIALTLFVLLVVVLVGVMDWQELGAADAAVVAASRTFLPAALVPVVAAGAVIGALTSISTTYTGFSRALMRAARDDVFPSVIARIDPRFGTPSIALLVLGIPPLLFAPVAPSPVVLSVWLALSVLSGATVNAVALWKLPQRFPRRYETAGFQLPPRALKAVAVLTALTSLVLIVVTTLRLPWMMGLFLGWAAVGYGYYRLRARSLADDGVDLPERMRTLADHE; encoded by the coding sequence ATGAGCCGGACCGACCAGCTCACCGGCTCCATCGGCGTCACGGAGGCCACGGCACTGCTCGTGGGCAACGTCATCGGCGTGAGCATCTTCGTCCTCCCGGGGCCGCTGGCGGGGCAGGCTGGGCCCGCCGTCGCCATCGGCATCCTGCTGGCGGCGGTTCCGCTCGCGTTCGGCATCCTGACGACGCTCCAGCTCGGGAGCGCCATCCCCGTCGCCGGCGGGAACTACGTCTACGGCTCGCGGCTGGTCCACCCGTACGCCGGTTTTCTCATCCCGTGGCTGGTCGTTCCGGGCGTCTGGGCCGGCCTGCTGTTCATCGGGGTCGGCTTCGCCGAGTACGTCGGCGTCTTCACCGACATCCCGGAACTCGCGCTCATCTACGTCATCCTCGTGCCGTTCCTGGGGCTGAACATCGTCGGCATCCGGCCCGTCGCGCGGGTCCAGCTCACCCTGGTCGTGCTGTTGCTCGCGAGCATGGTCCTGTTCATCGTTCCGGGCGCGGTGGCCATCGACCCGGGGAACTACACCCCGTTCCTCCCGAACGGTGTCGGCCCGTTCGCGCTGGCCGTCGTCTCGCTGTACTTCCCGCTTCGCGGGTTCAGCCTCATCGTCGACCTCGGGGAGGAGCTGGACGACCCGGTCCGGACCATCCCGCGGGTCCTCCTCTACAGCGCGCTCATCGCGCTGACGCTGTTCGTGCTGCTGGTCGTCGTCCTCGTGGGCGTGATGGACTGGCAGGAGCTGGGCGCCGCCGACGCCGCGGTGGTGGCCGCCTCGCGGACCTTCCTGCCGGCCGCGCTGGTGCCCGTGGTCGCCGCCGGAGCGGTCATCGGCGCGCTCACGTCCATCAGCACGACCTACACCGGCTTCTCCCGGGCCCTGATGCGCGCCGCACGCGACGACGTATTCCCCTCGGTCATCGCCCGCATCGACCCGCGCTTCGGGACGCCCAGCATCGCTCTCCTCGTGCTGGGTATCCCGCCACTCCTGTTCGCGCCGGTGGCCCCCAGCCCGGTCGTCCTCTCGGTCTGGCTGGCCCTGTCCGTGCTCTCGGGGGCGACGGTGAACGCCGTCGCGCTCTGGAAGCTCCCCCAGCGGTTCCCCCGGCGCTACGAGACCGCCGGCTTCCAGCTCCCGCCGCGCGCGCTCAAGGCCGTCGCCGTCCTGACGGCGCTGACGTCGCTGGTGCTCATCGTCGTCACGACGCTCCGCCTCCCGTGGATGATGGGCTTGTTCCTCGGCTGGGCGGCGGTGGGCTACGGCTACTACCGGCTCCGGGCCCGGTCGCTCGCGGACGACGGCGTGGACCTGCCCGAGCGGATGCGGACGCTCGCCGACCACGAGTGA
- a CDS encoding recombinase family protein produces the protein MGRYIGYIRKSPSKKEASVESSIEDQQQAIDEWADTYDHTIVDCVIAEEVSARKHLPWDDERWRFVWACAWAIEDEEIDGIVARNPSRYTRTMVGVQLPLLMAEHFRLRWGYEETEIEFCLTDTPGLEQIPRIVRTENARDMGNYHMLAALFGQADMEARQTVERTNAALERKDRRAEPRGTPPRGLTTDKREHNDVERASTYLPGENYALVVETLNQWLRDPEGHSATTLGREFDDDNPYNAFRAVRDNYPKYLQAQDAGDTGDAPELEPWPSTESHPEWSEGWMAVYEEHV, from the coding sequence ATGGGACGCTACATCGGCTACATCCGCAAGTCACCGTCAAAGAAAGAAGCGAGCGTTGAATCAAGTATCGAAGACCAGCAACAGGCGATCGACGAGTGGGCGGACACCTACGACCACACGATCGTCGACTGTGTGATTGCTGAGGAGGTCTCCGCCCGGAAGCACCTGCCCTGGGACGACGAACGGTGGCGGTTCGTGTGGGCGTGTGCGTGGGCGATCGAGGACGAGGAGATTGACGGGATCGTGGCCCGGAATCCGTCACGTTACACCCGGACGATGGTCGGCGTCCAACTCCCGCTGTTGATGGCGGAACACTTCCGACTTCGGTGGGGCTACGAGGAGACAGAGATCGAATTTTGTCTCACAGATACCCCAGGGTTGGAGCAGATTCCTCGGATTGTCCGGACGGAGAACGCTCGAGACATGGGGAACTACCATATGCTCGCTGCGCTCTTCGGACAGGCGGACATGGAGGCCCGACAGACCGTCGAACGGACGAATGCCGCACTCGAACGGAAGGACCGTCGGGCCGAACCTCGGGGCACGCCTCCTCGCGGGCTCACAACCGACAAGCGCGAACACAACGACGTGGAGCGGGCGTCCACGTACCTTCCGGGGGAGAACTACGCCCTCGTGGTGGAGACACTCAACCAGTGGTTGCGCGATCCTGAGGGCCACAGTGCAACGACGTTGGGCCGGGAGTTTGACGACGACAATCCGTACAATGCGTTCCGGGCAGTTCGCGACAATTATCCGAAGTACCTCCAGGCCCAGGACGCAGGTGATACCGGTGATGCGCCGGAGCTGGAACCATGGCCGTCAACGGAGTCACACCCGGAGTGGTCTGAAGGGTGGATGGCAGTCTACGAGGAGCACGTCTGA
- a CDS encoding DUF7563 family protein, translated as MNCNNCGSHVSQDYVRVFSTDNSVDVCPHCEDRLRSGDGVNFREYRGQ; from the coding sequence ATGAATTGCAACAATTGTGGGTCGCACGTCTCCCAGGACTACGTCCGGGTCTTCTCCACGGACAACAGTGTCGACGTCTGTCCGCACTGCGAAGATCGACTTCGATCGGGTGACGGCGTGAACTTCCGGGAGTATCGAGGACAATGA
- a CDS encoding ArsR/SmtB family transcription factor codes for MRDGYELLEKHGTRWEVFRTVRDQDNVTCREVAEEVDSHKTTVSSHLNELHENDLVDFTKASNNTKRWRLSDEAAAHLETQPATDGGYTVQEYTRQQAPLLGLLGLLAVLSGLLAVVNAARGLPVQSPLTFFFIAVTGIAVTGLVGVQTIYKS; via the coding sequence ATGCGTGACGGCTACGAGCTCCTCGAGAAGCACGGGACTCGCTGGGAGGTCTTCCGTACCGTTCGGGACCAGGACAACGTGACGTGTCGGGAGGTGGCGGAGGAAGTCGACTCCCACAAGACCACCGTCAGCAGCCACCTCAACGAGCTCCACGAAAACGACCTCGTCGACTTCACAAAGGCATCGAACAACACGAAACGGTGGCGACTCTCCGATGAGGCGGCCGCCCACCTCGAGACGCAGCCGGCCACAGATGGCGGCTACACGGTCCAGGAGTACACCCGACAACAGGCTCCCCTACTCGGGTTGCTCGGGTTGCTCGCCGTGCTGAGTGGGTTGCTCGCCGTCGTCAACGCGGCCCGAGGCCTCCCGGTCCAGTCGCCGTTGACGTTCTTCTTCATCGCGGTGACCGGCATCGCAGTGACCGGATTAGTTGGCGTTCAGACAATCTACAAATCATGA